One segment of Amycolatopsis alba DSM 44262 DNA contains the following:
- the asnB gene encoding asparagine synthase (glutamine-hydrolyzing) has protein sequence MCGLLGLICSTEADAASARDAVDAAMRCQRHRGPDEHDTWADAEVVYGFNRLAFIDVDHAHQPLIWGPPEAPERYTLNFNGEIYNYKELRDELAAEHGAKFATEGDGEAIVAAYHYLGDDAVKKLRGMFAFMIWDSQEKVVFGARDPFGIKPLFYSAGPGKIAFSSEKKSLLELSSVLGVEDKLDKTALQHYLVLQYVPEPESMHTGVRRVESGTSFRVVPGGDVEFTRYFHPQFNAKPVNNQAEADELYERIADVMRDSVGKHMISDPDVTVGAFLSGGIDSTATATLAKEHNPNLIAFTTGFEREGYSEVDVAAESAAAIGVKHVVRTVSADEMMEALPLIVWYLDDPVADPALVPLWFIAREARKHVKAVLSGEGADELFCGYTIYNEPISLAPFEKIPGGMRKIIGKVSTKIPEGTRGKDLLRRGALPLEDRYYGNARNFRDDQLRKVLRTYEEGIGFKDVTAPWYEISRDWDPVARMQHVDLYTWLRGDILVKADKVTMANSLELRVPFLDAEVFKVASTIPLDQKLAHGTTKYALRQALAKIIPGHVLNRRKLGFPVPIRLWLRNEMYDWAKGIISDSQTDALLDKKAVLALLEEHKAGQLDRSRQLWALLVFMLWHGIFVENRIKPEIPEPVYPVKL, from the coding sequence GTGTGCGGCCTGCTTGGACTGATCTGTTCGACCGAAGCCGACGCTGCGAGCGCCCGTGACGCCGTCGACGCGGCCATGCGCTGCCAGCGCCACCGCGGCCCCGACGAGCACGACACCTGGGCCGACGCCGAGGTCGTCTACGGCTTCAACCGGCTCGCCTTCATCGACGTCGACCACGCCCATCAGCCGCTGATCTGGGGCCCGCCGGAGGCTCCCGAGCGTTACACGCTGAACTTCAACGGCGAGATCTACAACTACAAAGAGCTGCGTGACGAGCTGGCCGCCGAGCACGGCGCGAAATTCGCCACGGAGGGTGACGGCGAGGCGATCGTCGCGGCGTACCACTACCTCGGCGACGACGCGGTGAAGAAGCTGCGCGGCATGTTCGCCTTCATGATCTGGGACTCCCAGGAGAAGGTCGTCTTCGGCGCGCGCGACCCGTTCGGCATCAAGCCGCTGTTCTACTCGGCGGGCCCCGGCAAGATCGCCTTCTCCAGCGAGAAGAAGAGCCTGCTGGAGCTTTCGAGCGTGCTCGGCGTCGAGGACAAGCTGGACAAGACCGCCCTGCAGCACTACCTGGTGCTGCAGTACGTGCCGGAGCCCGAGTCGATGCACACCGGGGTCCGCCGCGTCGAGTCCGGCACGTCGTTCCGGGTGGTCCCCGGCGGTGACGTCGAGTTCACCCGCTACTTCCACCCGCAGTTCAACGCGAAGCCGGTCAACAACCAGGCCGAGGCCGACGAGCTGTACGAGCGGATCGCCGATGTGATGCGCGACTCGGTCGGCAAGCACATGATCTCCGACCCGGACGTCACGGTCGGCGCGTTCCTCTCCGGCGGCATCGACTCGACCGCGACCGCGACGCTGGCCAAGGAGCACAACCCGAACCTGATCGCGTTCACCACCGGGTTCGAGCGCGAGGGCTACTCCGAGGTCGACGTCGCCGCCGAATCGGCCGCCGCGATCGGTGTGAAGCACGTGGTCCGCACGGTTTCCGCGGACGAGATGATGGAAGCGCTGCCGCTCATCGTCTGGTACCTCGACGACCCGGTGGCCGACCCGGCGCTCGTGCCGCTGTGGTTCATCGCCCGCGAAGCACGTAAGCACGTCAAGGCGGTGCTGTCCGGCGAAGGCGCCGACGAGCTCTTCTGCGGGTACACGATCTACAACGAGCCGATCTCGCTGGCGCCGTTCGAGAAGATCCCCGGCGGGATGCGGAAGATCATCGGCAAGGTCTCCACGAAGATCCCGGAAGGCACCCGCGGCAAGGACCTGCTGCGTCGCGGCGCCCTGCCGCTGGAGGACCGCTACTACGGCAACGCCCGCAACTTCCGCGACGACCAGCTCCGCAAGGTGCTGCGCACGTACGAGGAAGGCATCGGCTTCAAGGACGTCACCGCTCCTTGGTACGAGATCTCCCGTGACTGGGACCCGGTCGCGCGGATGCAGCACGTCGACCTCTACACCTGGCTGCGCGGCGACATCCTGGTCAAGGCCGACAAGGTGACCATGGCGAACTCGCTGGAACTGCGCGTGCCGTTCCTCGACGCCGAGGTGTTCAAGGTCGCCTCGACCATCCCGCTGGACCAGAAGCTCGCGCACGGCACCACGAAGTACGCGCTGCGCCAGGCGCTGGCGAAGATCATCCCCGGACACGTGCTGAACCGGCGCAAGCTCGGCTTCCCGGTGCCGATCCGGCTCTGGCTGCGCAACGAGATGTACGACTGGGCCAAGGGCATCATCTCGGACTCGCAGACCGACGCGCTGCTCGACAAGAAGGCCGTCCTGGCGCTGCTCGAAGAGCACAAGGCCGGGCAGCTCGACCGCAGCCGCCAGCTGTGGGCGCTGCTGGTGTTCATGCTGTGGCACGGGATCTTCGTCGAGAACCGCATCAAGCCCGAGATCCCGGAACCCGTCTACCCGGTGAAACTCTAG
- a CDS encoding alpha/beta fold hydrolase, whose product MDFVLVHGTTQSPAGWDRMAKLLRAAGHRAIAVDLLTPAELQVEGYAQHARDQYDGERPVVVAHSGAGVLLPSIAEALDARAMVWVAAYIPDFAGGRSLRDEVLTLFAPEWIGVDPTSDPAKASEFLFHDCDPETEHLALDSLRLFNPAVLAAHRAGPAPEIPSTVIVPTRDRTLKPGWMRQAARDRLGVGAIEIDAGHCPHMSRPAEVAAILTRRA is encoded by the coding sequence ATGGACTTCGTCCTCGTGCACGGCACGACGCAGAGCCCGGCGGGCTGGGACCGCATGGCCAAGTTGCTCAGGGCCGCCGGGCACCGCGCGATCGCGGTGGACCTGCTGACCCCGGCCGAACTGCAGGTCGAGGGTTACGCGCAGCACGCGCGGGACCAGTACGACGGCGAGCGGCCGGTCGTGGTGGCCCATTCCGGGGCCGGGGTCCTGCTCCCCTCGATCGCCGAGGCGCTCGACGCGCGGGCGATGGTGTGGGTCGCCGCCTACATCCCCGACTTCGCCGGGGGCCGGAGCCTGCGCGACGAGGTCCTGACCTTGTTCGCTCCCGAGTGGATCGGCGTGGACCCGACCTCGGATCCCGCGAAGGCGTCGGAATTCCTGTTCCACGACTGCGATCCCGAGACCGAACACCTGGCACTGGACAGCTTGCGGTTGTTCAATCCCGCGGTCCTCGCGGCACACCGCGCCGGACCCGCGCCGGAAATCCCGTCGACGGTGATCGTCCCCACGCGTGATCGCACGCTGAAGCCGGGGTGGATGCGCCAGGCGGCCAGGGACCGGCTCGGCGTCGGCGCGATCGAGATCGACGCCGGGCACTGCCCCCACATGTCACGCCCCGCCGAGGTCGCCGCCATCCTGACCCGCCGCGCGTAA
- a CDS encoding carbohydrate kinase family protein, which produces MADSARIAVSGSIATDHLMHFPGRFAEQLIAEQLHRVSLSFLADDLVVRRGGIGANIAFGLGVLGKSPILVGAVGADFADYRSWLERHGVDTAGVLVSEVAHTARFVCTTDEDLCQIATFYAGAMAESRNIELEPVAAHAGELSLVLISPDDPEGMVRHAEECRQRGYTFAVDPSQQLARMDGEQVRAFVEGAKYLFSNDYEWELLLQKTGWTEADVLDRVGMRITTLGEKGVEIIGKDGLALQIGAVPERGKVDPTGVGDGFRAGFIAGIDGGLSLERSAQLGSLIAVLVLETVGTQEWAFDRADVLGRLKEAFGPESAEEIAAILPA; this is translated from the coding sequence GTGGCAGACAGCGCCAGGATCGCAGTATCCGGCAGTATCGCAACCGATCACCTCATGCACTTTCCGGGCAGGTTCGCCGAGCAGCTCATCGCCGAGCAGCTGCACCGCGTGTCCCTGAGCTTCCTGGCCGACGACCTGGTGGTCCGGCGGGGCGGGATCGGCGCGAACATCGCGTTCGGCCTCGGCGTACTCGGCAAAAGCCCGATCCTCGTCGGCGCGGTGGGCGCCGACTTCGCCGACTACCGCTCGTGGCTCGAGCGGCACGGCGTCGACACCGCCGGTGTACTGGTCTCCGAGGTCGCGCACACCGCCCGCTTCGTCTGCACCACCGATGAAGACCTCTGCCAGATCGCGACCTTCTACGCCGGGGCGATGGCCGAATCCCGCAACATCGAGCTGGAACCGGTCGCCGCGCACGCCGGCGAACTGTCGCTCGTGCTGATCAGCCCGGACGACCCCGAAGGCATGGTCCGGCACGCGGAGGAGTGCCGTCAGCGCGGTTACACCTTCGCCGTCGACCCCTCGCAGCAGCTGGCCCGGATGGACGGTGAGCAGGTGCGCGCCTTCGTCGAGGGCGCGAAGTACCTGTTCAGCAACGACTACGAATGGGAACTGCTGCTCCAGAAGACCGGCTGGACCGAGGCCGACGTCCTCGACCGCGTCGGCATGCGGATCACCACGCTCGGGGAGAAGGGCGTCGAGATCATCGGCAAGGACGGCCTCGCGCTGCAGATCGGCGCCGTCCCGGAGCGCGGCAAGGTCGACCCGACCGGTGTCGGGGACGGTTTCCGCGCCGGGTTCATCGCCGGGATCGACGGCGGGCTCAGCCTGGAGCGTTCGGCGCAGCTGGGGTCGCTCATCGCCGTGCTGGTGCTGGAGACCGTGGGCACGCAGGAGTGGGCCTTCGACCGCGCGGACGTCCTGGGGCGTCTGAAGGAGGCCTTCGGACCGGAGTCCGCCGAGGAGATCGCGGCGATCCTGCCCGCTTGA
- a CDS encoding HesB/IscA family protein yields MTTAEQAAAAQAETAEETHGVTLTDAAAVKAKALLEQEGRDDMHLRIAVQPGGCAGLRYQLFFDERTLDGDLFRDFDGLRVAVDRMSAPYVSSAVIDFVDSIEKQGFTIDNPNATGSCACGDSFH; encoded by the coding sequence ATGACGACCGCTGAGCAGGCAGCCGCAGCTCAGGCCGAAACCGCCGAGGAGACGCACGGCGTCACCTTGACCGACGCCGCCGCCGTCAAGGCGAAGGCCCTGCTCGAGCAGGAGGGCCGTGACGACATGCACCTGCGCATCGCCGTCCAGCCCGGTGGGTGCGCGGGCCTGCGCTACCAGCTGTTCTTCGACGAGCGCACGCTCGACGGTGACCTGTTCCGTGACTTCGACGGGCTTCGCGTGGCCGTCGACCGGATGAGCGCGCCGTACGTGTCGAGCGCCGTGATCGACTTCGTCGACTCGATCGAGAAGCAGGGCTTCACGATCGACAACCCCAACGCGACCGGCAGCTGCGCCTGCGGCGACAGCTTCCACTGA
- a CDS encoding DUF3043 domain-containing protein codes for MRFLRRSTTDSATTDTETPDNEGIEVQAKAYTPGKGKATPKRREAEAKRRGPVAPPPTTMREAMKRNKELRKSAKSDPEYKAKQRNAAKERRERMMAGEDKYLLPRDRGPVKAYIRDLVDSRRNLLGLFMPLAILVFVALILPYPEVQRYATLLCTVMLLGMIVEGVLSGRRIAKMVRLKFPDEAVKGTSVGWYSFIRASQIRKLRVPKPRVSPGDKV; via the coding sequence GTGAGGTTCCTGCGCCGTAGCACCACAGACTCCGCCACGACGGACACCGAGACGCCCGACAACGAGGGCATCGAGGTCCAGGCCAAGGCGTATACGCCCGGAAAGGGCAAGGCCACGCCCAAGCGGCGTGAGGCCGAGGCCAAGCGCCGCGGCCCGGTGGCGCCGCCGCCGACCACCATGCGCGAGGCGATGAAGCGCAACAAGGAACTCCGCAAGTCCGCGAAGTCCGACCCGGAGTACAAGGCGAAGCAGCGCAACGCCGCCAAGGAACGCCGCGAGCGGATGATGGCGGGCGAGGACAAGTACCTGCTCCCCCGTGACCGCGGCCCGGTCAAGGCGTACATCCGCGACCTGGTCGACTCGCGGCGCAACCTGCTCGGTCTCTTCATGCCACTCGCGATCCTGGTGTTCGTCGCGCTGATCCTCCCGTACCCGGAGGTCCAGCGGTACGCGACGCTGCTGTGCACCGTGATGCTGCTCGGCATGATCGTCGAAGGCGTGCTCAGCGGACGCCGGATCGCGAAGATGGTCCGGCTGAAGTTCCCGGACGAGGCGGTCAAGGGCACCTCCGTCGGCTGGTACTCCTTCATCCGCGCGAGCCAGATCCGCAAGCTGCGCGTCCCGAAGCCGCGGGTCAGCCCCGGCGACAAGGTCTGA
- a CDS encoding aldo/keto reductase family protein: MEFRRLGRSGLNVSEISYGNWLTHGSQVEEDQAQACIKAALDVGITTFDTADVYANTAAESVLGRGLKGLRRESLEIFTKVYWPTGPKGPNDQGLGRKHIMESAHASLKRLGTDYVDLYQAHRFDRTVPLEETFLAFADLVRQGKVLYVGVSEWTAEQITQGAAIARELKVPLVSNQPQYSALWRVIEAQVVPASEREGLSQIVWSPIAQGVLTGKYKPGQALPEGSRATDEKGGANMVARFLNDDVLERVQRLEPLADKAGLTMAQLAVAWVLQNPNVASAIIGASRPEQVHENVKAAGVKLDADLLAAIDEALDGVTETDPTLTRSP, encoded by the coding sequence ATGGAGTTTCGACGCCTCGGCCGCAGCGGCCTCAATGTCAGTGAGATCTCGTACGGCAACTGGCTCACCCACGGGTCCCAGGTGGAAGAGGACCAGGCCCAGGCCTGCATCAAGGCGGCGCTCGACGTCGGCATCACCACGTTCGACACCGCCGACGTGTACGCGAACACGGCCGCCGAATCGGTGCTCGGCCGCGGGCTGAAGGGCCTGCGCCGCGAGAGCCTGGAGATCTTCACCAAGGTCTACTGGCCGACCGGCCCCAAGGGCCCCAACGACCAGGGCCTCGGCCGCAAGCACATCATGGAGTCGGCGCACGCTTCGCTGAAGCGGCTCGGCACCGACTACGTCGACCTCTACCAGGCGCACCGGTTCGACCGGACCGTCCCGCTCGAAGAGACGTTCCTCGCCTTCGCCGATCTCGTCCGCCAGGGCAAGGTTCTCTACGTCGGTGTCTCGGAGTGGACCGCCGAGCAGATCACCCAGGGCGCGGCGATCGCGCGCGAACTGAAGGTGCCCCTGGTCTCGAACCAGCCGCAGTACAGCGCGCTGTGGCGGGTCATCGAGGCGCAGGTCGTCCCGGCTTCCGAACGCGAAGGGCTCAGCCAGATCGTCTGGTCGCCGATCGCGCAGGGTGTGCTCACCGGCAAGTACAAGCCCGGTCAGGCCTTGCCCGAGGGCTCCCGCGCGACGGACGAGAAGGGCGGCGCCAACATGGTCGCCCGCTTCCTCAACGACGACGTCCTCGAGCGCGTCCAGCGGCTTGAGCCGCTCGCGGACAAGGCGGGCCTGACGATGGCCCAGCTCGCCGTGGCGTGGGTGTTGCAGAACCCGAACGTCGCCTCGGCGATCATCGGCGCTTCGCGGCCGGAGCAGGTGCACGAGAACGTGAAGGCGGCAGGCGTGAAGCTGGACGCGGATCTGCTCGCCGCGATCGACGAGGCCCTCGACGGCGTCACCGAGACCGACCCCACCCTCACCCGCTCGCCCTGA
- a CDS encoding phosphoribosylaminoimidazolesuccinocarboxamide synthase — protein MKHIHAGKVRDLYEIDGDILLVASDRVSVYDVSLPTRIPDKGALLNQLSAWWFEKMADVVPNHVISTTDVPAEFAGRATRCKPLKMIQVECIARGYLTGLGMREYQRDGKVSGVELPGGLVEADKLPEPIFTPTTKLSDTGHDEFMTFADVVNEIGQETADRIRDLTLEVYTKGAEHAAKNGIIIADTKIEFGFDADGVLTLGDEVLTSDSSRFWPADEYEPGRTQHAFDKQFVRDWSTTTGWDKTPPGPAIPDDIVEATRKRYTEVYERITGKTWVSGGGHA, from the coding sequence ATGAAGCACATTCACGCGGGTAAGGTCCGCGACCTTTACGAAATCGACGGCGACATTCTGCTCGTCGCGTCGGATCGCGTTTCGGTCTACGACGTCTCGCTGCCGACCCGTATCCCGGACAAGGGCGCGCTGCTGAACCAGCTTTCCGCGTGGTGGTTCGAAAAGATGGCCGACGTGGTGCCGAACCACGTCATTTCCACGACCGACGTCCCGGCGGAATTCGCCGGCCGCGCCACCCGCTGCAAGCCGCTGAAGATGATCCAGGTCGAATGCATCGCGCGCGGCTACCTCACCGGTCTCGGCATGCGCGAATACCAGCGTGACGGCAAGGTTTCCGGCGTCGAACTGCCCGGCGGCCTGGTCGAGGCGGACAAGCTGCCCGAGCCGATCTTCACGCCCACCACGAAGCTCTCCGACACCGGTCACGACGAGTTCATGACCTTCGCCGACGTCGTGAACGAGATCGGCCAGGAGACCGCGGACCGCATCCGCGACCTGACGCTCGAGGTCTACACCAAGGGTGCCGAGCACGCGGCGAAGAACGGCATCATCATCGCCGACACCAAGATCGAATTCGGTTTCGACGCCGACGGTGTGCTGACGCTCGGGGACGAGGTCCTCACGTCGGACTCGTCACGCTTCTGGCCCGCGGACGAGTACGAGCCGGGCCGGACGCAGCACGCGTTCGACAAGCAGTTCGTCCGCGATTGGTCCACGACCACCGGCTGGGACAAGACGCCACCCGGCCCCGCCATCCCGGACGACATCGTCGAAGCGACCCGCAAGCGCTACACCGAGGTCTACGAAAGGATCACCGGGAAGACCTGGGTATCCGGCGGTGGCCATGCCTGA
- a CDS encoding GntR family transcriptional regulator, translated as MPAVDRPEPPYLQIAGNIRDDIVSGRLKEGDTVPSAREIARNWNVAMATAMKVLSTLRAEGLVRAVRGIGTVVQTRALHRSAHDRTISIARTGKVYPPGHYAKIREAGLVPAPERVAGALGIDQGSPAIRRRRTTYAGQDVPVSTSVSWFDGAVASKAPLLFEPVRIVEGTVKYVADRTDRVLKSTHSQHAAGLAGAEEAKELGVAVGSALLLSRNRFLSAEGDVLEYGESAALPDHWIFYEYDIEDGA; from the coding sequence TTGCCCGCCGTCGACCGACCCGAACCGCCGTATCTCCAGATCGCGGGAAACATTCGCGACGACATCGTTTCGGGCAGGCTCAAGGAAGGTGACACGGTCCCGTCCGCGCGGGAGATCGCCAGGAACTGGAACGTCGCGATGGCGACGGCGATGAAGGTGCTCTCCACGCTCCGGGCGGAAGGTCTGGTCCGCGCGGTCCGCGGGATCGGGACAGTGGTGCAGACCAGGGCACTGCACCGCTCCGCGCACGATCGGACGATCTCGATCGCGCGAACCGGCAAGGTCTATCCGCCGGGCCATTACGCGAAAATCCGTGAGGCCGGGCTCGTCCCGGCGCCGGAGCGGGTGGCGGGCGCCCTCGGCATCGACCAGGGCTCTCCCGCGATCAGGCGGCGGCGGACGACGTACGCCGGCCAGGACGTGCCGGTGTCGACGTCCGTCTCGTGGTTCGACGGCGCTGTCGCGTCGAAGGCGCCGTTGCTGTTCGAGCCGGTGCGGATCGTCGAAGGCACGGTCAAATATGTTGCAGACCGGACAGACCGGGTTCTGAAGTCGACCCATTCTCAGCACGCCGCGGGGCTGGCGGGTGCCGAGGAGGCGAAGGAACTCGGTGTGGCCGTAGGTTCGGCGCTTTTGTTGAGCCGTAACAGGTTCTTGTCCGCCGAGGGAGACGTACTCGAGTACGGCGAATCGGCGGCTTTGCCGGATCACTGGATTTTCTACGAATACGACATCGAGGACGGGGCATGA
- a CDS encoding IspD/TarI family cytidylyltransferase: MVLASGAGTRVGAKLNKVYLPVAGKRVVAWSLDAFAHVPGIDVLVLVIRPQDTGLAHEVLAAHPGEVELVHGGATRQGSELNALRHLASRIESGEIDAVLLHDAARPLVTPQLIADVLADTRRYGGAVPGVAADDIVRVDGDAVSGALPGAIRVQTPQGFRAAPLLEAYETAEREGFVGTDTSSCMERFSALPVRWVPGSAENLKITYPHDLVVAEQVIGRG, encoded by the coding sequence GTGGTGCTCGCGAGCGGAGCGGGCACCCGTGTCGGCGCGAAGCTCAACAAGGTCTACCTGCCGGTGGCGGGCAAACGGGTCGTCGCGTGGTCGCTCGACGCGTTCGCTCACGTGCCGGGGATCGACGTGCTTGTGCTGGTCATCCGGCCGCAGGACACCGGACTCGCGCACGAGGTGCTCGCCGCGCATCCGGGTGAGGTCGAACTCGTCCACGGCGGCGCGACACGTCAGGGTTCGGAGCTGAACGCCTTGCGCCACTTGGCTTCCCGCATCGAAAGCGGCGAGATCGACGCGGTCCTGCTGCACGACGCGGCCCGTCCGCTCGTCACCCCGCAACTGATCGCGGATGTCCTCGCCGACACGCGGCGGTACGGGGGAGCGGTGCCGGGGGTCGCGGCCGACGACATCGTGCGCGTGGACGGCGACGCTGTTTCCGGCGCGCTGCCCGGCGCGATCCGGGTGCAGACGCCGCAGGGTTTCCGCGCCGCCCCGTTGCTGGAGGCGTACGAAACGGCGGAACGTGAGGGTTTCGTCGGCACGGACACGTCTTCGTGCATGGAAAGGTTCTCCGCGCTGCCGGTGCGGTGGGTTCCTGGCAGCGCGGAGAACCTCAAGATCACCTACCCGCACGACCTCGTTGTCGCCGAGCAGGTGATCGGCCGAGGTTAG
- the cobT gene encoding nicotinate-nucleotide--dimethylbenzimidazole phosphoribosyltransferase: MDDEILEFAEVEQPDEHARSAAIALHAKLIKPAGSLGRLEELGVWVAACQGQSPPRPFTRPRVVVFAGDHGVAAKGVSAYPGEVTAQLVGSMLTGGAAINVLAASAGASVRVVDMAVDSDAPATKSIGEFKVRRGSGSIDVEDALTDDEARAAVRAGRAIADAEVDGGADLLIAGDLGIGNSTPASVLVAALTGSEPVAVVGRGSGIDDNAWMRKAAVVRDALRRARTVLADPVALLRTAAGADIAAMAGFLAQAALRKTPVILDGLVAAAAALVAEELVPGARQWWTAGQRGGEPAHSLALEHLDLEPILDLDVRLGEGTGAVAALPLVFMATRVLAEMATHEQAGVSGPLIEAPAS; this comes from the coding sequence TTGGACGACGAAATCCTCGAGTTCGCCGAAGTCGAGCAGCCTGATGAACACGCGCGGTCGGCGGCGATCGCGCTGCACGCGAAACTGATCAAACCCGCGGGCTCACTGGGCAGGCTCGAAGAGCTGGGCGTATGGGTCGCGGCCTGTCAGGGCCAGTCGCCACCGCGTCCGTTCACCCGGCCCCGTGTCGTGGTGTTCGCCGGAGACCACGGCGTCGCCGCGAAGGGTGTCTCGGCGTATCCGGGCGAGGTCACCGCGCAGCTCGTCGGCAGCATGCTGACCGGAGGCGCGGCCATCAACGTGCTGGCGGCCTCGGCGGGCGCGAGCGTCCGGGTCGTCGACATGGCGGTCGACAGCGACGCCCCCGCGACGAAGTCCATCGGCGAGTTCAAGGTGCGGCGCGGGTCCGGCTCGATCGACGTCGAGGACGCGCTGACCGACGACGAGGCGCGGGCCGCCGTCCGCGCGGGCCGTGCGATCGCCGACGCCGAGGTCGACGGCGGGGCCGACCTGCTCATCGCGGGCGACCTCGGGATCGGGAACAGCACCCCGGCCTCGGTACTGGTCGCGGCACTGACCGGCAGCGAACCGGTGGCCGTCGTCGGACGCGGTTCAGGGATCGACGACAACGCCTGGATGCGCAAGGCCGCGGTGGTCCGCGACGCGCTGCGGCGGGCGAGGACCGTGCTGGCCGACCCGGTCGCACTGCTGCGCACCGCCGCGGGCGCCGACATCGCCGCGATGGCGGGCTTCCTCGCGCAGGCCGCGCTCCGGAAGACGCCGGTGATCCTGGACGGCCTGGTCGCCGCCGCGGCCGCGCTGGTCGCCGAGGAACTCGTCCCCGGCGCGCGGCAGTGGTGGACAGCGGGTCAGCGCGGCGGCGAACCCGCGCACTCGCTGGCGCTGGAGCACCTCGACCTGGAGCCGATCCTGGATCTGGACGTGCGCCTCGGGGAGGGAACGGGTGCGGTCGCGGCGCTGCCGCTGGTGTTCATGGCGACGCGGGTGCTCGCGGAGATGGCGACGCACGAGCAGGCCGGGGTGAGCGGGCCGCTGATCGAGGCCCCCGCCTCCTGA
- a CDS encoding branched-chain amino acid aminotransferase, whose amino-acid sequence MTTTTQFAHLPHSSPASPERVADVLAAPGFGLHFTDHMVTVKWSAEKGWHDATVGPYAPLTLDPATSVLHYGQAIFEGLKAYRQPDGTIAAFRPDANAIRFRNSAERLAMPQLPVEIFLDSIRELLAVDSRWVPTKPGESLYLRPFMISTEAGLGVNRPANEYLYALIGSPAGSYFSGGVKPVKVWLSTEYVRAVPGGTGEAKCAGNYAASFLAQAQAVEKGCDQVVWLDAVERRWIEEMGGMNLFFVFGSGDEARVVTPELTGSLLPGVTRKSLLELAKSFGHQVEERRISTDEWEKSAASGELTEVFACGTAAVITPVGHVKHAGGEFSVAGGQPGELTMKLRGALTGIQEGTRPAPEGWMYPLG is encoded by the coding sequence ATGACGACCACGACGCAGTTCGCCCACCTCCCGCACTCGAGCCCCGCGAGCCCGGAACGCGTCGCGGACGTATTGGCCGCACCCGGTTTCGGGCTGCACTTCACCGATCACATGGTGACCGTGAAGTGGAGCGCCGAGAAGGGCTGGCACGACGCGACCGTCGGGCCGTACGCGCCCTTGACGCTCGACCCGGCGACTTCCGTGCTGCACTACGGCCAGGCGATCTTCGAAGGACTCAAAGCCTACCGCCAGCCCGACGGCACGATCGCGGCGTTCCGGCCCGACGCGAACGCGATCCGGTTCCGCAACTCGGCCGAACGCCTCGCCATGCCGCAGCTGCCGGTCGAGATCTTCCTCGACTCGATCCGCGAGCTCCTCGCGGTCGACAGCCGCTGGGTCCCGACGAAACCGGGCGAGTCGCTGTACCTGCGGCCGTTCATGATCTCCACCGAAGCCGGGCTCGGCGTCAACCGGCCCGCGAACGAGTACCTCTACGCGCTGATCGGCTCGCCCGCGGGCTCGTATTTCTCGGGCGGCGTCAAGCCGGTCAAGGTGTGGCTCTCGACCGAGTACGTGCGGGCGGTCCCCGGCGGCACCGGCGAGGCGAAGTGCGCCGGCAACTACGCGGCGTCGTTCCTGGCACAGGCGCAGGCCGTGGAAAAGGGCTGCGACCAGGTCGTGTGGCTCGACGCGGTCGAGCGGCGCTGGATCGAGGAGATGGGCGGGATGAACCTGTTCTTCGTCTTCGGTTCCGGTGACGAGGCCAGGGTCGTGACCCCGGAACTGACCGGCTCGCTGCTGCCGGGCGTGACCCGCAAGTCGCTGCTGGAGCTGGCGAAGTCGTTCGGACACCAGGTCGAGGAGCGGCGCATCTCCACCGACGAGTGGGAGAAGTCGGCGGCTTCGGGTGAGCTGACCGAGGTGTTCGCCTGCGGGACCGCGGCGGTCATCACGCCGGTCGGGCACGTGAAGCACGCGGGCGGCGAGTTCTCCGTCGCCGGCGGGCAGCCGGGTGAGCTGACGATGAAGCTGCGCGGCGCGCTGACCGGCATCCAGGAGGGCACCCGGCCCGCTCCGGAAGGCTGGATGTACCCGCTGGGCTGA